DNA from Patescibacteria group bacterium:
CGGCGCTTTCTTTTTGTTAAATTTCTTTGAAGATAGGCGTAATCACCTCAACGTTAAGATGCAAGAGGCCGTCAGGTGGAGTTACTGAAGCCGAAGTTCCTGTTATCAAAATGTCATATATTCCATCGAGAATTTGTCTGTTGGCCTTAATTCTCATGTATAACCCCGCTGTGTAATGATCCTTGTCTATTATCCGGGTAGGAGCGGAAATTTTCAAATCCTTATCTGTATAAAATTCATACGTGAGTGGAACAGCTTGGTTTCCTAAAATAAACGCTGGCAAGGCTTTACCAGGCTCACCTCCCACTGTAACCGGATCAGAGAAACCACCGAAAGCGCTGATCTTCACATGAGTTGGAACTGAACTAGCGCTCTGTCCTACGAATTTCATCGGCACTTCTATTGGATCGACGATCAAACTAAAGTCTCCAGTCGGTGTTGGGTTTATAAGTAACGGAATTGAACATTGCTCATCAGAAACAACCTTGGGTCTAAGAGAGCTATCCGTAACCGTGACAAAGGCATATTTCACGCCAGAGGTGTCGTAATTGAGAGTCGCAACGTTTGAGGCTTGTGGGGCGCTCAACGCTTCAGACTGATCTTTGCGCCATTGGTAAGTAAAGGGAGCTGTACCGCCAGAAACAGAGGCTGACCAGGTAATATTTTGTGGCAATCCAACAACCGCTCCGGTTGATGAAGGAGGATCAGTTCTCTGGCAACTAGCCGAAAATTCAGCGGGAATATTTGGCCTAACGGTAACGGTCGCTGTTTTAGTTTCGTCAGAAAAACCACTCTTTGAACAGGTAACACTATAGGTTGTTGTAGTTACAGGCTGTGTGGCAAAATCGCCACCAGTTCCAATCGGACCGTCAGAAAAACTAGGAGATCCAATGGTGCGTTCGCAAGAGTCGGCGTTTGAGGATAATTTCAATAGGGTTGTTCCACCACGAGTGATCGACTGAGGAAAAGCTGTGAAATCTACTGTAAAATTTCCTGAAACTGGCGCCCAGAAATAATAATCAGAACAATTGTTATCTTCACCGTCTGGGCCTTCGTCGATTACTCCGGGGTTTTCAGGCGGTATGTCAATACAGTAACGAAAATCATATCCATCTGGATTGTCGGCTAATGTCTCAGCATTAAAATTTCCACTAACAGTTACGGCCTTAGTTTGTCCAGCTAATAAACCACCTGACACTTGCGTTGGAAACATCGGCGATAAATATAAATTATCCGACTCCTTGTGTTTTTTTTGCTGAAGCGAAACTTTAAAATTTTGAACAAAACTTGCACCAATATTTTGAGGGTCAACGCGGAAATTAATGGTGTTTGAAACGCCCGGTATATATTTCGAACTTCCGTTGTTAGCTGGATGGTTTAAGCCAGGACCCGCGCCTTCGGCACCGAGTGGAGTGAGGTCGGGCTTGCCACCGACAGTCACTGAACCGCTACAAGTTTTGGTTACAGTTATCTGTTTAAGAATGGTCGGGTCTATGCCGGGAATAATCGGAGTGACAGTAACAGAAGCGGTAAAAGTACCGGCAGTTTTGTATGCGACCGTGTAAGAATTTCCATTTTTTGCGCCTGAAGATGAAGAATCGCCACTAGTCCATGCGTAGTCGTAGGTTTGTGGGGCGGAAGGTAGCGTATTTACTGTCCATGTTGCAGATTGGCCGACTACAATAGATTTAGGATTAACGGTACAACTAACACTTGGCCTAACGTAGACTGTCACTGGATTACTTGAAACGGGAGCAGCTTCAACAGCCGAAGAGAAAACAAAAAATACTGTCAAGAGAAGAAAAAGTGACTGGAATTTAGAAATGGAGAATTTTTTAAAATTGAGAGAAAAGTTCTTTTTCATTTATCAAATTATAGCACAGAGAAAAATGGTGTGATGTTGATAACGGAAACGTAAACCCCCGCAGGCCAAAGGCCTGCGGGGGGGGGGGGGGTGGATTACCGAATCCTACGAAATTTTAATTAAAATTCCTCGAAGATGGGTTTAGATAAACTCGCATCAAGACTAATGGCCTTCGAATCACTTTTTGCCCCAGAGACGCCGTTTATCGTAAGAACATTTGGATATGATGCCGCAGGAACTGGCTTACTGGCAATCAAAACCATATCTAATCCATCAGAAAATTGTGCTTGGGAAACTGAAACCGGTGAGGTTACCAAGGCTTGTGTTCCGTGTCGGTACAAACGAACATTCATGGTTACTCCACCGACAACAACACTTGCGGGTGCACTTATTGTGACATTGCCAACAAAGCCGGGTTCAGGTGAAATAGTAATTCTAACCGGAGTAGAAACAGCGCCTTCATTAATAAATTTTAGGCTGGCAGTTGTTGCGGAGGTTGTAAGATTGAAGTTCGCATTTGAATCCGTGACGTTCACTGATCCACAAGCGATAGGACCGTAGAACAGTGGTGGACTACTGGTATCAGTCACCGTAACAAATCCATATTTTTGACCAGCGAGTGTACCGGCGTAATTGAGAGAAATCCCCGCGGTTGTATTACCGTTGAGCGGAGCGTCTCCTGTCCAAAGATAGGTGTAGCTCAGACTGCCTCCTTCTGGTGTCGCTGTCCAAATCACCGTGTCAGGCGGAACGCTTTGCAAATCTACGCCACCCAACGGTTGTGCGGCAGAACAATGAACGAAAAGCGGCAGACACGCACTACTTGCGGCAGTTAAGGAAGCCGGCAAATCAGACCAACTATCCCCACCTGGACCTCTCGCCAAAATTTGATATTGATATGAACCACCAGGAGTTAATCCTGAATCGGTAGCAGGGAGTGCGGCAAAACTAGTAACGTGTAAAATGTCTCCCCAACCAGAACTTGGGCTTGAATCCGGAACAGAATACGGATCTCGCTTGAGGTAATAATCGGTCACGGGACCACCTGAGTCTTGAACGAAACTTAGGGAAATTTTTCCTGCGCCGGCGCCACAAGAAGATGTGGTAGCGGTAACATGAGGTTCCCCTGGTTTATCTACCACTTGCACAAGCACTGTTCCAGTAACAAATTCATTGCCGGCACCGGCCAAACCTAAGGCAGGATCGCTACTAAAACAAGTGATGCCATAAATTTTAGTACTGGCAGGCGTTACCCATTCATCGCCATCGGCGGTCGTCGCGCTCGGCGGATATGCGACACCTCCACTATTGTAAAAACTAGGAATTTGGCTTCCACCAGTATTGACTGGGCTATAGCACCATGCAACGTGTGACGGCGCATAACTTGTAGTACTTACGGG
Protein-coding regions in this window:
- a CDS encoding choice-of-anchor E domain-containing protein is translated as MTTIFSQTKVGKNFAASHLIKRAGGFLFIFIFSFSLIVPNISSAQSVDLPGTPYVMAGTGSCASGANKIKLSFAQDTLGPATDYYLSRSPFSGGDSGWGDIQHVTDLNDFSPIDSTFAHGAMFSYQVVAVGPGGNRYSPIISANTLPIESRQITQTINFSAATNNWLAHATLNYFDPSLGTLTALEIAPTSIVKINQKVENTANHTISVGGSSLATSTFTLPGHTSKSYFANSFAPVAITAFDGALDYVGSSSFTNGTTTYNQAAPVITIVDPTELSNYISASAGGIDVTQDVSTSATSFAESSPYGTGPFSHFPLTQTTSSAVVTYTYTNALCNNPAISFSSAPIVIPPGDSSNIKWDPVSTTSYAPSHVAWCYSPVNTGGSQIPSFYNSGGVAYPPSATTADGDEWVTPASTKIYGITCFSSDPALGLAGAGNEFVTGTVLVQVVDKPGEPHVTATTSSCGAGAGKISLSFVQDSGGPVTDYYLKRDPYSVPDSSPSSGWGDILHVTSFAALPATDSGLTPGGSYQYQILARGPGGDSWSDLPASLTAASSACLPLFVHCSAAQPLGGVDLQSVPPDTVIWTATPEGGSLSYTYLWTGDAPLNGNTTAGISLNYAGTLAGQKYGFVTVTDTSSPPLFYGPIACGSVNVTDSNANFNLTTSATTASLKFINEGAVSTPVRITISPEPGFVGNVTISAPASVVVGGVTMNVRLYRHGTQALVTSPVSVSQAQFSDGLDMVLIASKPVPAASYPNVLTINGVSGAKSDSKAISLDASLSKPIFEEF